In Actinoplanes sp. NBC_00393, a single genomic region encodes these proteins:
- a CDS encoding carbohydrate ABC transporter permease, with translation MSAVRRRETWAALGFLSPWLIGFAVFMAGPMIASLVLSFTDYDVLTSTDFVGGENYRQLLADPRVRTSIANTLIYTALHVPVTMIVALALASLLARVGRRSAGFFRTLFYLPTITPKVAVGVLFLLLFNGQVGVLNSALGVVGIDGPNWTVDSQWIKPGLVLIGAWSLGSTVIIYLAALQNVPRDLYEAAEMDGASAWARFRAVTVPMISGALFFTLIINTIASLQTFDEVYTAFYGSANQQTYGNDAALFYVVYLFQQAFQFLHMGYASALAWLLFLIIVIITVVQVRLSRRFVYYESE, from the coding sequence GTGAGTGCTGTCCGGCGGCGGGAGACCTGGGCTGCGCTCGGGTTCCTGTCGCCGTGGCTGATCGGGTTCGCGGTGTTCATGGCCGGGCCGATGATCGCCAGCCTGGTCCTGTCGTTCACCGATTACGACGTGCTGACCAGCACCGACTTCGTGGGCGGGGAGAATTACCGGCAGCTGCTCGCCGATCCTCGGGTGCGCACGAGTATCGCCAACACGCTGATTTATACGGCGCTGCACGTACCGGTCACCATGATCGTGGCTCTTGCTCTGGCGAGCTTGCTCGCCCGCGTCGGGCGCCGCTCGGCCGGCTTCTTCCGGACGCTGTTCTATCTGCCCACCATCACGCCGAAGGTGGCGGTTGGGGTGCTGTTCCTGCTGCTGTTCAACGGGCAGGTCGGCGTGCTCAACTCCGCGCTCGGGGTGGTCGGCATCGATGGGCCGAACTGGACGGTGGACAGCCAGTGGATCAAGCCGGGTCTGGTGTTGATCGGCGCGTGGAGTCTCGGCAGCACGGTGATCATTTATTTGGCGGCGCTGCAGAACGTGCCCCGCGATCTGTATGAGGCTGCGGAGATGGACGGCGCGTCGGCGTGGGCGAGGTTCCGGGCGGTCACCGTGCCGATGATCAGTGGGGCGCTGTTCTTCACGCTGATCATCAACACGATTGCGTCGCTGCAGACCTTTGACGAGGTTTATACGGCCTTCTATGGAAGTGCCAACCAGCAGACGTACGGGAATGACGCCGCCCTGTTCTACGTGGTCTACCTGTTCCAGCAGGCCTTCCAGTTCCTGCACATGGGGTATGCGTCCGCTTTGGCCTGGCTGCTGTTCCTGATCATCGTGATCATCACGGTGGTGCAGGTGCGGCTCAGCCGGCGGTTCGTCTACTACGAGAGCGAGTGA
- a CDS encoding topology modulation protein, with the protein MDRIAIIGCGGSGKTVLARRLATRLGLTVNNLDALYYDDGWNPVLYLDLPAWTCLWGITQRRLRYRGGQHADGGHDRITWSFIKYAIGYRHSMRPRVNSLVAEHGKHPRCVRLTSRRQANRFTDRLDVPPT; encoded by the coding sequence ATGGACAGGATCGCCATCATCGGCTGCGGCGGCTCCGGCAAGACCGTCCTCGCCCGCCGGCTCGCCACCCGGCTCGGGCTGACCGTCAACAACCTCGACGCCCTGTACTACGACGACGGCTGGAACCCCGTGCTCTACCTCGACCTACCGGCCTGGACCTGCCTCTGGGGCATCACCCAACGTCGCCTTCGCTACCGCGGGGGTCAGCACGCCGACGGCGGCCACGACCGCATCACCTGGTCATTCATCAAGTACGCAATCGGCTACCGCCATTCCATGCGCCCTCGAGTCAACAGCCTCGTCGCAGAACACGGCAAACACCCGCGCTGCGTACGCCTGACGAGCCGTCGGCAGGCAAACCGCTTCACTGACCGGCTCGACGTCCCGCCAACCTGA
- a CDS encoding TIGR02679 family protein has translation MPDLAADPGWRRLLAAARRSLERTGGSLTGSVSLAAPDDAERLVVIGVTGVHRPAGVSRVTIRLAELDAFLRDAHGVALTEAVGDFRDRPAERARESAGRDALLAAAEAGRHAQQPWYADFLQALRRDGTLTRIVRGGLPFSPVVAVLDALPAAGEPMPVFAERVLGDTKALADGPVRGLVLRALARWHEVPAPVSAEQERALWELAGVVPDDLASQVLVLNLPATGGLLGHWLTDAAEAHVPLRVTLHQLRLAPLSIAVPEVFVCENPAVLRAAAGRASGALICTEGVPSAAVHAMLAALRPGTVIRWRNDFDWTGVRLTGAALARYAAAVPWRMTAADYTGADGTGIALTGTPAVTPWDPDLAAAMSGRGRAVMEERLLDDLLTDLERSG, from the coding sequence ATGCCTGACCTGGCCGCCGACCCGGGCTGGCGGCGGCTACTCGCCGCGGCCCGGCGCAGCCTGGAACGCACCGGCGGCAGCCTCACCGGGTCGGTGTCGCTGGCCGCACCCGACGACGCCGAACGGCTCGTGGTGATCGGGGTGACCGGGGTGCACCGCCCGGCCGGGGTCAGCCGCGTCACGATCCGGCTGGCCGAACTGGACGCCTTCCTGCGCGACGCGCACGGCGTCGCCCTGACCGAGGCGGTCGGCGATTTCCGGGACCGGCCCGCCGAACGCGCCCGCGAATCGGCCGGCCGCGACGCCCTGCTCGCCGCTGCCGAGGCCGGACGGCACGCACAGCAACCCTGGTACGCCGACTTCCTGCAGGCGCTGCGCCGCGATGGCACGCTCACCCGCATCGTGCGCGGCGGCCTGCCGTTCTCCCCGGTGGTCGCGGTGCTCGACGCGCTGCCGGCGGCCGGCGAACCGATGCCGGTGTTCGCTGAACGGGTGCTCGGCGACACCAAGGCCCTCGCCGACGGCCCGGTCCGTGGCCTGGTGCTGCGGGCGCTGGCCCGCTGGCACGAGGTGCCGGCGCCGGTGAGCGCCGAACAGGAACGGGCCCTGTGGGAACTGGCCGGGGTGGTACCGGACGACCTCGCCAGTCAGGTGCTCGTGCTGAACCTCCCGGCCACCGGCGGCCTGCTCGGGCACTGGCTGACCGACGCCGCCGAAGCGCATGTGCCGTTGCGGGTCACCCTGCACCAGCTGCGGCTCGCCCCGCTGAGCATCGCGGTGCCCGAGGTCTTCGTCTGTGAGAACCCGGCGGTGCTGCGGGCCGCGGCCGGGCGGGCGAGCGGGGCGCTGATCTGCACCGAAGGCGTCCCGTCGGCAGCGGTCCACGCGATGCTGGCCGCCCTGCGCCCGGGCACGGTGATCCGCTGGCGCAACGACTTCGACTGGACCGGCGTCCGGCTGACGGGCGCCGCGCTGGCCCGCTATGCCGCCGCCGTGCCGTGGCGGATGACGGCCGCGGACTACACCGGCGCGGACGGGACCGGCATCGCCTTGACCGGGACCCCCGCGGTGACGCCCTGGGACCCGGACCTGGCCGCCGCGATGAGCGGCCGCGGCCGGGCGGTCATGGAGGAACGGCTGCTCGACGACCTCCTGACGGACCTCGAACGGTCAGGCTGA
- a CDS encoding TIGR02680 family protein produces the protein MARFAPTRAGIVNLWDYRDEEFLFVDGWLVLRGPNGSGKTKALEVLFPFVLDGRIEPRRLNPFAGEDRTMKSNLLYRGQEASHAYVWMEFGDGKQHVTIGIGLRAHRHNDRVTRWHFVADGRIGVDLSLLDADDRPVSRRDLIDRLGAEAVRDSAEEYRHLVDARLFGLGPARYEQLLDLVLTLRKPQLAKDLNPVELSRTLQRGLRPVEDHLLVEAARSFDDMEAVARTLEGLIAADTATTAFLGVYATYLRTHARAAADALTARRDGVGERRESLAAARRDSAAAERLATDAEQRLTAAQGEPGRLRAHLERLKGSAAYRSHEQLADLERHVHDLADAARRADAGVTTEQATAGKRQAESVTAAATAQEAQVRVTRTVTALAAEAETGGVEWRPGDADADGLGTRLTARAEARRADVRTVREMAGRLADAEREHVRAAEADRAARAAVDDAVTAEQQAVAALDAAKEQTVAAVHAWGADHDALLTELGLTHLPHHLADSIIQPADDTTLRDLYAEQVAAPAGAIRDDVSTLGSRADRLAGERDEVTAERATIAAEHDDAPPPSPTRPAPRTDRAGAPLWQLVRFADGTPDAEAAAIEAALQAAGLLDAWVHPSAEQTDAALDAGEQDAFLRAGPPAGRSLADVLVAEDQQFVPAERITAVLAGVALDDLTGPSAVAGSGRWAQGAGVGRFAKQHCEFIGATARAARRAARIADCDRRLAALDAEIAEVTQAREARRAVLAQADRAGAALPPRTAINQAERAWDQAGTLLRVRREAASDAAGRLDAAVAEQAAAGAALRRAVAERGLPVERLDATATALDRFDRLGIELRHAYETAERAAAQADDAAERHAEAELRAETAARTARDARLRHEEKDEELRTLSAAIGAEAAQVLAEVAQTEQAVTAAESALDAARDEHTSALRQLERANARVELGEQAVTEAVAEARREAVRLRPYAQSDLLGLMRCPPHLRWPAAETAHDDLDPAVVALHEAILTATRELSPTETSLKQSATRLTSALTELQAQLPAAGLDHRPEWDTDDGVIVVRVADEQGLTPVAHFADRIAGERRDQEQLLTDAEQRVFEDALLGQLAGQIHRRTIEARDLVHAMDTQMRARRMSSGLTVGVGWRLSDDLDPEQREVCKLLERDPARLGPGQLTTLRRHFASRIKTARAQAPEKPYRELLAEVLDYRQWRVFAFTLHRPGGVTEPLTRARHSQLSGGEQSVSLHLPLFAAANALFGSARPDAPRLLGLDEAFAGVDDNGRGELMSLAKQFDLDLFMTGYDLWATHPAVTGCAHYDLSHSTVEHTVSTVLLVWDGAMNIADFDGTLARALGSPETRRAPADA, from the coding sequence TCGCCGACGGCCGCATCGGCGTCGACCTGTCGCTGCTGGACGCCGACGACCGGCCGGTGTCGCGCCGCGACCTGATCGACCGGCTCGGCGCCGAAGCGGTCCGCGACTCCGCCGAGGAGTACCGGCATCTGGTCGACGCCCGGCTGTTCGGGCTCGGCCCGGCCCGCTACGAGCAGCTGCTCGACCTGGTGCTGACGCTGCGCAAACCGCAGCTGGCGAAGGATCTCAACCCGGTGGAGCTGTCGCGCACCCTGCAGCGCGGTCTGCGCCCGGTGGAGGATCACCTGCTGGTCGAGGCGGCCCGGTCGTTCGACGACATGGAGGCCGTCGCCCGTACCCTCGAGGGGTTGATCGCCGCTGACACGGCGACCACCGCCTTCCTCGGCGTCTACGCCACCTATCTGCGCACCCACGCGCGGGCCGCCGCCGATGCGCTCACCGCACGCCGCGACGGTGTCGGCGAACGCCGGGAATCGCTGGCCGCCGCCCGGCGCGACAGCGCCGCCGCAGAACGCCTCGCCACCGACGCCGAGCAGCGGCTGACCGCGGCGCAGGGCGAGCCGGGCCGGCTGCGCGCCCACCTGGAGCGGCTGAAAGGGTCGGCCGCCTACCGCTCGCACGAACAACTCGCCGACCTGGAACGGCACGTCCACGACCTGGCCGACGCGGCCCGCCGCGCCGACGCGGGCGTCACCACCGAACAGGCCACCGCCGGCAAACGGCAGGCCGAATCGGTCACGGCCGCCGCCACGGCGCAGGAAGCACAGGTACGGGTGACCCGCACCGTCACCGCCCTGGCCGCCGAGGCCGAGACCGGTGGTGTCGAGTGGCGGCCCGGCGACGCGGACGCTGACGGGCTGGGCACCCGGCTGACCGCCCGCGCGGAGGCCCGCCGCGCTGACGTGCGGACCGTGCGTGAGATGGCCGGCCGACTCGCCGACGCCGAACGCGAGCACGTGCGCGCCGCCGAGGCCGACCGCGCCGCCCGGGCCGCCGTCGACGACGCGGTGACCGCCGAGCAGCAGGCGGTCGCCGCCCTCGACGCAGCGAAGGAACAGACCGTCGCCGCGGTCCACGCGTGGGGCGCCGACCACGACGCCCTGCTCACCGAACTCGGCCTGACTCACCTGCCGCACCACCTGGCCGACTCGATCATCCAGCCCGCCGACGACACCACCCTGCGTGACCTCTACGCGGAGCAGGTCGCCGCTCCGGCCGGCGCCATCCGCGACGACGTGTCCACTCTCGGCAGCCGCGCCGACCGGCTGGCCGGTGAACGCGACGAGGTGACCGCCGAACGGGCCACGATCGCCGCCGAACACGACGACGCTCCCCCGCCGTCACCGACCCGCCCGGCGCCGCGCACCGACCGGGCCGGCGCACCGCTGTGGCAGCTCGTCCGGTTCGCCGACGGCACCCCCGACGCCGAGGCCGCCGCGATCGAAGCAGCCCTGCAGGCCGCCGGGCTGCTCGACGCGTGGGTGCATCCGAGCGCCGAACAGACCGACGCCGCACTCGATGCCGGCGAACAGGACGCCTTCCTGCGGGCCGGCCCGCCCGCCGGCCGTTCGCTGGCGGACGTGCTGGTCGCCGAGGACCAGCAGTTCGTGCCGGCCGAACGGATCACCGCGGTGCTGGCCGGTGTCGCTCTGGACGATCTGACCGGCCCGTCCGCGGTCGCCGGGTCCGGGCGCTGGGCGCAGGGTGCGGGCGTCGGCCGGTTCGCCAAGCAGCACTGCGAATTCATCGGTGCGACCGCCCGCGCCGCCCGCCGCGCGGCCCGCATCGCCGACTGCGACCGCCGTCTCGCCGCCCTCGACGCCGAGATCGCCGAGGTGACGCAGGCCCGTGAGGCACGCCGCGCGGTGCTGGCGCAGGCGGACCGTGCGGGCGCGGCGCTGCCGCCCCGCACCGCGATCAACCAGGCCGAACGGGCTTGGGACCAGGCCGGCACGCTGCTTCGGGTACGCCGGGAGGCCGCCTCCGACGCGGCCGGCCGGCTCGACGCGGCCGTGGCCGAACAGGCGGCTGCCGGTGCCGCACTGCGGCGGGCCGTCGCCGAACGTGGCCTGCCGGTGGAACGCCTCGACGCGACGGCGACGGCGCTGGACCGGTTCGACCGGCTCGGCATCGAGCTGCGGCACGCCTACGAGACGGCCGAACGCGCCGCGGCCCAGGCCGACGACGCAGCCGAGCGGCACGCCGAGGCGGAACTGCGCGCGGAGACGGCCGCCCGCACCGCCCGCGACGCCCGGCTGCGGCATGAGGAGAAGGACGAGGAACTGCGCACCCTGTCGGCGGCGATCGGCGCCGAAGCCGCGCAGGTCCTGGCCGAGGTCGCACAGACCGAGCAGGCCGTCACCGCGGCGGAGTCGGCGCTGGACGCGGCCCGCGACGAGCACACCTCCGCGCTGCGCCAACTGGAACGCGCGAACGCCCGGGTCGAACTCGGCGAGCAGGCCGTCACCGAAGCGGTCGCCGAGGCCCGGCGCGAGGCGGTGCGGCTGCGCCCGTACGCCCAAAGTGATCTTCTCGGTCTGATGCGCTGCCCGCCGCACCTGCGGTGGCCCGCCGCCGAGACCGCGCACGACGACCTGGACCCGGCCGTCGTCGCGCTGCACGAGGCGATCCTGACCGCCACCCGTGAACTCAGCCCGACCGAGACCTCGCTGAAGCAGAGCGCCACCCGGCTGACCAGCGCGCTCACCGAACTGCAGGCGCAACTGCCGGCGGCCGGGCTGGACCACCGGCCGGAATGGGACACCGACGACGGTGTCATCGTCGTGCGCGTCGCCGACGAGCAGGGCCTCACCCCGGTCGCGCATTTCGCCGACCGCATCGCCGGTGAACGCCGCGACCAGGAACAACTGCTCACCGACGCCGAACAGCGGGTCTTCGAGGACGCCCTGCTCGGGCAGCTCGCCGGCCAGATCCACCGCCGCACGATCGAGGCCCGCGACCTGGTCCACGCGATGGACACCCAGATGCGCGCCCGCCGGATGTCCTCGGGCCTGACCGTCGGCGTCGGCTGGCGGCTCTCCGACGACCTCGACCCGGAGCAGCGTGAGGTCTGCAAACTGCTGGAACGCGACCCGGCCCGGCTCGGGCCCGGCCAGCTCACCACCCTGCGCCGGCACTTCGCATCACGCATCAAGACGGCCCGCGCGCAGGCACCGGAGAAGCCCTACCGGGAACTGCTCGCCGAAGTGCTCGACTACCGGCAGTGGCGGGTGTTCGCGTTCACCCTGCACCGGCCCGGCGGGGTCACCGAACCGCTCACCCGCGCCCGGCACAGCCAGCTCTCCGGCGGCGAACAGTCGGTGTCGCTGCACCTGCCGCTGTTCGCCGCCGCGAACGCCCTGTTCGGCTCGGCCCGGCCGGACGCGCCCCGGCTGCTCGGACTGGACGAGGCGTTCGCCGGCGTCGACGACAACGGCCGCGGCGAACTGATGTCGCTGGCCAAACAGTTCGACCTGGACCTGTTCATGACCGGCTACGACCTGTGGGCCACCCATCCGGCCGTCACCGGCTGCGCCCACTACGACCTGTCGCATTCCACCGTCGAGCACACCGTGTCGACGGTCCTGCTGGTCTGGGACGGCGCCATGAACATCGCCGACTTCGACGGCACCCTGGCCCGGGCGCTCGGTTCCCCGGAGACCCGGCGGGCACCCGCCGATGCCTGA
- a CDS encoding IS630 family transposase, protein MGRRPEVFVRALSMPEGQRLQRITRTAKDPVKLRRAIVVLMSAQGQPAADIAYLLKATDDYVRDVIHAFNDRGFDALNPKWRGGAPNKISEQTRDWICVIARCDPRFLGRPFSCWSLSKLRDYLVETGKVSTISVETVRRILHERGVSWQQSKTWKASNDPDFVAKMRRVLDLYDHPPAGGRVVCVDEFGPLNLQPRPGKAWKPQGRPVRLRATYHRDHGVRHMIASLDLTTGKLHYRIRDRKRSSEFLDFLKSLRRRWPGETLHLILDNFSPHKHPSVRAWCQANAVELVFLPTYSSWLNWIEAEFAALRYFALNGTDHQSHTEQDAAIGDYIRWHNQRARPKTGYATNSKIRHPDYPFKAA, encoded by the coding sequence GTGGGCCGACGCCCGGAAGTGTTCGTGCGGGCGTTGTCGATGCCGGAAGGTCAGCGGCTGCAGCGCATCACCCGTACCGCGAAGGATCCGGTCAAGCTGCGCCGGGCGATCGTCGTTCTGATGTCGGCGCAGGGCCAGCCGGCAGCGGACATCGCGTACCTGCTCAAGGCCACCGACGACTACGTCCGTGACGTGATCCACGCGTTCAACGACAGGGGGTTCGACGCGTTGAACCCAAAATGGAGAGGGGGCGCACCGAACAAGATCAGTGAGCAGACCCGCGACTGGATCTGCGTGATCGCCCGGTGTGACCCCCGATTCCTCGGCCGGCCCTTCTCCTGCTGGTCACTGTCGAAACTGCGTGACTACCTGGTCGAGACCGGCAAGGTGAGCACGATCAGCGTGGAGACCGTCCGGCGGATCCTGCACGAACGCGGCGTGAGCTGGCAGCAGTCGAAAACGTGGAAGGCCAGCAACGATCCGGACTTCGTCGCCAAGATGCGCCGGGTCCTGGATCTCTACGACCACCCGCCCGCCGGCGGCCGGGTCGTCTGCGTCGACGAGTTCGGGCCCTTGAACCTGCAGCCACGGCCCGGCAAAGCCTGGAAACCGCAGGGCCGGCCGGTCCGACTACGGGCCACCTACCACCGTGATCACGGGGTGCGGCATATGATTGCCAGCCTCGACCTGACCACCGGGAAGTTGCATTACCGGATCCGTGACCGCAAACGCTCCAGCGAGTTCCTCGACTTCCTCAAGAGCCTGCGTCGTCGCTGGCCAGGCGAAACGCTGCACCTGATCCTGGACAACTTCTCCCCGCATAAACACCCGAGCGTCCGGGCCTGGTGTCAGGCCAACGCCGTCGAGCTGGTGTTCCTGCCGACTTACAGCTCCTGGCTGAACTGGATCGAGGCCGAGTTCGCCGCCCTGCGCTACTTCGCGCTCAACGGCACCGACCACCAGTCACACACCGAGCAGGACGCCGCGATCGGCGACTACATCCGCTGGCACAACCAGCGCGCCCGACCGAAAACCGGATACGCGACCAACTCCAAGATCCGCCACCCGGATTACCCCTTCAAGGCCGCATGA
- a CDS encoding ATP-binding protein, whose protein sequence is MRCEVEPIGTRLLVRMHGELCLAALPGVRASLLKCLAERPDAIVVDLSDTVVTEPAAATVFPSAARQAAQWPGTPLMVFAPDPVVAGLLTIAHSTLMVHSSLEEALSAEVRSRPASIIETMLPVSGAARRGRELAADACARWNLPELRGRASIVAGELVTNGVVHANTMLDLRLTLGRRYLMVAVRDGSTALPVAGVVGAAQPGAPRGLLLVEAMTQRWGTLPAAGGKVVWAALPRGGTRTQRENRPG, encoded by the coding sequence GTGCGGTGCGAGGTCGAGCCGATCGGGACGCGTCTGCTCGTACGCATGCATGGTGAACTCTGCCTGGCTGCCCTGCCGGGCGTGCGTGCTTCCCTGTTGAAATGCCTGGCCGAAAGGCCGGACGCGATCGTGGTGGATCTGAGCGACACGGTCGTCACCGAGCCCGCCGCGGCGACCGTCTTCCCGTCGGCGGCCCGGCAGGCGGCGCAGTGGCCGGGCACGCCATTGATGGTTTTCGCGCCCGATCCGGTCGTCGCGGGGCTGCTCACCATCGCTCACAGCACCCTGATGGTGCATTCCTCGCTCGAGGAGGCGCTGTCCGCCGAGGTGCGTTCGCGGCCGGCGTCGATCATCGAGACGATGCTTCCGGTGAGCGGGGCAGCACGGCGTGGTCGTGAACTGGCTGCCGACGCCTGCGCCCGCTGGAATCTGCCGGAGCTGCGCGGGCGGGCGAGCATCGTCGCGGGCGAGCTGGTGACCAACGGGGTCGTGCACGCCAACACGATGCTGGATCTGCGGCTGACGCTGGGCCGGCGCTACCTCATGGTGGCGGTGCGCGACGGCAGCACGGCACTGCCGGTCGCGGGGGTGGTGGGGGCCGCGCAGCCCGGGGCGCCGCGCGGTCTGCTGCTGGTCGAGGCGATGACCCAACGCTGGGGCACGCTTCCCGCCGCCGGCGGCAAGGTGGTCTGGGCGGCATTACCCCGCGGGGGTACGCGCACCCAGCGCGAAAACCGACCAGGGTGA
- a CDS encoding carbohydrate ABC transporter permease encodes MTAVETPQAVAPASEAPAGKRRRPHPWLFWIILALAAVVFVYPFVWLVSASLKPRPDVFDNRLLPAEWAPENYSAIWTAAPVLTWLLNSVVVALAAAAAVTISSAIVAFGFAYFRFPGRNALFALVVGTMMLPGAVTMIPTYLIWNELGLAATQVPLWAGNLFGSAFYIFLIRQFFLGVPRELFEAARVDGAGYWRLFWRIAIPLCRPALIVAFIFELRASWSDLLKPLIYLRDPALFTMPRGMKAILDQFGQAGEARWEIVLAGAVITTVPMIIAFFLCQRYFVEGVATQARKG; translated from the coding sequence ATGACCGCTGTCGAGACGCCGCAGGCCGTGGCTCCGGCCTCCGAAGCGCCGGCCGGCAAACGCCGCCGCCCGCATCCCTGGCTGTTCTGGATCATCCTGGCCCTCGCCGCGGTGGTCTTCGTGTACCCGTTCGTGTGGCTGGTCAGCGCCTCGCTCAAACCGCGCCCGGACGTCTTCGACAACCGGCTGCTGCCCGCCGAGTGGGCGCCGGAGAACTACTCCGCCATCTGGACCGCCGCGCCCGTGCTCACCTGGCTGCTCAACAGCGTCGTCGTCGCCCTCGCCGCCGCAGCAGCGGTCACCATCTCCAGCGCGATCGTCGCGTTCGGCTTCGCCTACTTCCGGTTTCCCGGCCGCAACGCGCTGTTCGCGCTGGTCGTCGGCACGATGATGCTGCCCGGGGCGGTCACCATGATCCCGACCTACCTGATCTGGAACGAGCTAGGCCTGGCGGCGACCCAGGTGCCGCTGTGGGCCGGCAACCTGTTCGGCAGCGCCTTCTACATCTTCCTGATCCGGCAGTTCTTCCTCGGCGTACCCCGCGAACTGTTCGAAGCCGCCCGCGTCGACGGCGCCGGCTACTGGCGGCTTTTCTGGCGCATCGCGATTCCGCTGTGCCGGCCCGCGCTGATCGTCGCGTTCATCTTCGAACTGCGGGCCAGCTGGTCGGACCTGCTGAAACCGCTGATCTACCTGCGCGACCCGGCGCTGTTCACGATGCCGCGCGGCATGAAGGCGATCCTGGACCAGTTCGGGCAGGCGGGGGAGGCCCGCTGGGAAATCGTCCTGGCCGGCGCGGTGATCACCACGGTTCCGATGATCATCGCGTTCTTCCTGTGCCAGCGTTACTTCGTCGAAGGGGTCGCCACTCAGGCCCGCAAAGGCTGA
- a CDS encoding STAS domain-containing protein gives MTGLFTMRKHDEGAGVVRILVGGEVDSDASAALGLFIANATEQHGVRALIVDLERVPLLTAAGIRSLLTGHEAAARVGCSYQLVNIREGVMDVLQAAGVEGLLLAGRDASVPR, from the coding sequence ATGACCGGCCTGTTCACCATGCGCAAGCACGATGAAGGTGCCGGTGTTGTCCGGATCCTGGTGGGCGGGGAGGTCGACAGCGACGCCAGCGCGGCGCTCGGGCTGTTCATCGCCAACGCTACCGAACAGCACGGCGTGCGGGCCCTGATCGTCGACCTGGAACGGGTGCCGCTGCTCACCGCGGCCGGGATTCGGAGCCTGCTGACCGGCCACGAGGCGGCGGCGCGGGTGGGATGCTCATACCAGCTCGTCAACATTCGGGAGGGCGTGATGGATGTGCTGCAGGCCGCCGGCGTGGAAGGGCTGCTGCTCGCCGGCCGGGACGCTTCGGTTCCGCGGTGA
- a CDS encoding ABC transporter substrate-binding protein: protein MFIRSIRFAVGSALVLTLVAGCGGVGGSDADTDGAAVNLTMMGFGTGDEIAKTRFDAANAAIAPSSATAAEGSFDAQAFLSAVASGSPPDLVYMERRLLGTYAVKKALTPLGDCVDREKIDMGQFREAAVAEATLNGQLYGLPDFYNNRVLMLNDAAFAEVSLDPSGFNTGDWQGLSTAAVRLTKTSGGKLQRIGFDPKMPEFLPLWARANGAALVSDDGKTAQLNDPKVIEVIEYTVGLVNEQGGWSNFKSFRDSWDFFGAKNQFASNQLGAFAMEDFYLNVLAANSPKTKVTVAPFRGVDGQPVDWITGNAWAIPANSPHAGQACKWIKTMTDSETWIAAARARAEVRQKENKPFLGVFTGNKKADEVIFRDIVKPDPAVQTVLQAQETGFSEPAMAAGEEFKAAWQNAVNRVLEGKQKPAQAMAEAQQQAQAALDKANSGS, encoded by the coding sequence ATGTTCATCCGATCGATCCGCTTTGCGGTGGGAAGTGCCCTGGTCCTGACGTTGGTGGCCGGCTGTGGTGGTGTGGGGGGATCCGATGCGGACACCGACGGCGCCGCGGTGAACCTGACCATGATGGGGTTCGGCACCGGCGACGAGATCGCCAAGACCCGTTTCGACGCGGCCAACGCCGCGATCGCCCCCAGTTCGGCCACCGCCGCCGAGGGCAGCTTCGACGCCCAGGCGTTCCTGTCCGCGGTCGCCTCCGGCAGCCCGCCGGATCTGGTCTACATGGAACGGCGGCTGCTCGGCACCTACGCCGTGAAGAAGGCGCTCACCCCGCTCGGCGACTGCGTCGACCGGGAGAAGATCGACATGGGCCAGTTCCGCGAAGCCGCGGTCGCCGAGGCCACCCTCAACGGCCAGCTCTATGGACTGCCCGACTTCTACAACAACCGCGTGCTGATGCTCAACGACGCCGCGTTCGCCGAGGTCAGCCTGGACCCGTCCGGCTTCAACACCGGTGACTGGCAGGGACTGTCGACGGCCGCGGTGCGGCTGACCAAGACCAGCGGCGGCAAGCTGCAGCGCATCGGGTTCGACCCGAAGATGCCCGAGTTCCTGCCGCTGTGGGCGCGTGCCAACGGCGCCGCACTGGTCAGCGACGACGGCAAGACGGCGCAGCTGAACGACCCGAAGGTCATCGAGGTGATCGAGTACACCGTCGGGCTGGTCAACGAGCAGGGCGGCTGGTCGAACTTCAAGTCGTTCCGCGACTCGTGGGACTTCTTCGGCGCGAAGAACCAGTTCGCCAGCAACCAGCTCGGCGCGTTCGCGATGGAGGACTTCTATCTCAACGTGCTCGCCGCGAACTCGCCGAAGACCAAGGTGACCGTCGCGCCGTTCCGCGGTGTCGACGGGCAGCCGGTCGACTGGATCACCGGTAACGCCTGGGCCATCCCGGCGAACAGCCCGCACGCCGGGCAGGCCTGCAAGTGGATCAAGACGATGACCGACAGTGAGACCTGGATCGCCGCGGCGAGGGCCCGGGCCGAGGTACGGCAGAAGGAGAACAAACCGTTCCTCGGAGTCTTCACCGGGAACAAGAAGGCTGACGAGGTGATCTTCCGGGACATCGTGAAGCCTGATCCGGCGGTGCAGACAGTTCTGCAGGCGCAGGAGACCGGGTTCTCGGAGCCGGCGATGGCGGCCGGTGAGGAGTTCAAGGCGGCCTGGCAGAACGCGGTCAACCGGGTGCTGGAAGGTAAGCAGAAACCCGCTCAGGCGATGGCCGAAGCCCAGCAGCAGGCTCAGGCCGCGCTGGACAAGGCCAACAGCGGATCCTGA